TTAAGGTATTCCCTGACACCTTGGGGAGCAATTCTTGGCATCAGCCTTTGCAGGCAATCCAGCTTGCACTCTCTCAAAACAACAAGCAAGAAGCTCAAAGAATTGGAAAAATTTTGCAAGATTATGTCAAGGGTTTTAGTATGGGTGTTTTGGAGCACCAATGGGGTCAAGCTCTAGAGGCACTTGATGAGCTAAAGGCTTATCAAAAACAATTTAGTCCTGATTTATTCCCCAGTGATTCTAAAATCAAAGCAGAAATTTTCCTAAACAAAAACAATCTATTCAAATATTTGATCTTCCCTTATTTGCTAGGTGGAATTGCGTTATTTGGTCTAACACTCTTTTATATTTTCCGCAACAAAACAATGCATCTAAGATGGGTAAGTGGTTTTTATACAATTTTGGCTGTATTGAGTGTAACGATGAGTGTCGCTCTAATCTTGCGTTGGTATATTAGTGGCCATGCACCTTGGAGCAATGCTTATGAATCGATGCTGTATATTTCTTGGGCAACTTCGATTACAGCATTAGTCTTTTTCCGCAAATCAAGTCTTGCTATTTCAGCATCTCTTTTCCTTTCAGGGATCTGTCTTTTTGTTGCTGATCTAGGGTTTATGGATCCTCAGATTGGGAATCTTGTGCCTGTGTTAAAATCGTATTGGCTCAATATTCATGTCTCTGTTATTACAGCAAGCTATGGATTCTTGGCACTTTGTTTTATGCTTGGTTTGATGACACTTTTAATGTTTATTTTAAGAAATGAGGATAAGCCCCAAATCGATCAGACGATTTTGTCATTGAGTGCAATCAATGAGATGGCGATGATTCTTGGTGTCTTTATGCTGACTGCAGGAAACTTTTTGGGAGGAATTTGGGCCAATGAATCTTGGGGAAGATATTGGGGATGGGATCCTAAGGAGACTTGGTCTTTGATTTCAATTGGCGTATATGCCATCATTTTGCACCTTAGATTCCTTGGATTGAAAAATATGCCCTATGTTTTAGCTACAGCAAGTTCTGTTGGATTTTTCTCAATTCTGATGACTTATTTTGGTGTGAATTATTATCTTTCAGGGATGCATTCTTATGCTGCTGGAGATCCTGTCCCTGTTCCTGTATTTGTTTATGTAATGGTTGCAGGGATTGCTTTATTGATCGCTTTGGCATATCCTAAGAGAAAGCTTGCTTTTCCTGCTCTTAAGAAAATCAAATAAAAAAAAGGGGGGGAGTTATTTGAGGAAAGAGATCGCATTGAGGTAGCTCTCAATCTGAGCCTTTCCTTGATAGGCGATATCAAAAGCTACTCCATGATCTACAGAACTTCTTAAAATAGGCAATCCAAGACTGACATTGATGCTTTCATCAAAATAAAGTGCTTTGAGTGGAGCTAATCCCACATCATGATACATTGCAACCCACACTCTAAATTCTTTTCTTTTGGATGGGATAAAAGCGCAGTCACTTGGATAGGGCCCGTAGAAAATACATTTTTGAAGAGCTTGATTGGCTTGAGAAATAGCCTTTTGTATCTCTTGATCTTCTTCTCCTATGATTCCACCATCTCCGCAATGAGGATTGACACCCAAGATGCAATATTTTTCTTGTGGAAAAAGATGATAAAGACGCATCAAAAAATCATAAATCCTCTTTGATTGAATTAGGCTAGAAACCTTTGAAAGCGGGATATGATCGCTAAAAAGAGCGACAAACATTTTTTCACACCCAAGCATCATAATCGCCTCTGTTTTGTAGCGATCACTGAGGGCTTGTGTGTGCCCAAGATAAGGAATCCCTGCAAGATTCCAAGCTTGCTTGTGAATAGGGAGAGTGCAGAGCATTTGGGCTTGATGATTTTCGCAAAGCTTGCATCCAAGGATAAAACTCTCAAAACTATATCTTCCGCTCTCTTGTGTAATTTGTCCTGCCAAAATAGGAGGAGGAGGGGAGGAGGGGGCATAGCATTGAGAAGGTGTAAGATCGGAAGGAAGAGGGATTTGAAGAAGCTCACTTGCTTGCTCCAAAAGTTCAAAATGCACACAATAAATCAAATTGACTTTTGAGGCAATCAATGGATGTGCTTTGAGTAGGATTTCAAGTCCGATTCCATTGATA
Above is a genomic segment from Helicobacter kayseriensis containing:
- the pdxA gene encoding 4-hydroxythreonine-4-phosphate dehydrogenase — its product is MKTIAVSCGDINGIGLEILLKAHPLIASKVNLIYCVHFELLEQASELLQIPLPSDLTPSQCYAPSSPPPPILAGQITQESGRYSFESFILGCKLCENHQAQMLCTLPIHKQAWNLAGIPYLGHTQALSDRYKTEAIMMLGCEKMFVALFSDHIPLSKVSSLIQSKRIYDFLMRLYHLFPQEKYCILGVNPHCGDGGIIGEEDQEIQKAISQANQALQKCIFYGPYPSDCAFIPSKRKEFRVWVAMYHDVGLAPLKALYFDESINVSLGLPILRSSVDHGVAFDIAYQGKAQIESYLNAISFLK